The following coding sequences lie in one Sorex araneus isolate mSorAra2 chromosome 4, mSorAra2.pri, whole genome shotgun sequence genomic window:
- the LOC105943313 gene encoding olfactory receptor 2AE1-like, translated as MRQSNQSSLADFILEGLFDDSLIHVFLFSLTLVVALVAVSGNSLTILLICADPRLHTPMYFLLSQLSLMDLMFLITTVPKMAANYLSGKKSISFVGCATQHFLYLTVAGAECVLLTLMSYDRYVAICHPLHYAVIMSRRVALMMAVTSWLGASMNSFIHTVILMHFPFCGSRTIHHFYCEFPAVVQLVCGDITVYEKTVYISTVLALVFPIFVVSTSYGFILHSVIQMRSAGSKRNAFATCSSHLTVVSLWFGAGIFSYMRPRSQRTPLQDKAGSVFYSIITPALNPLIYTLRNKDVAKALKKLLGRDVITQRR; from the coding sequence ATGAGGCAGAGCAATCAGTCCTCACTGGCCGACTTCATCCTCGAGGGGCTCTTCGATGACTCCCTCATCCacgtctttcttttctccttgacccTGGTGGTCGCCCTTGTTGCTGTGAGTGGCAACTCCCTGACCATCCTCCTCATCTGTGCTGACCCCCGgctgcacacccccatgtacttcctgCTCAGCCAGCTCTCCCTCATGGACCTGATGTTCCTCATCACCACCGTCCCCAAGATGGCTGCCAACTACCTGTCGGGCAAGAAGTCCATCTCCTTCGTGGGCTGTGCTACCCAGCACTTCCTCTACTTGACAGTGGCTGGGGCTGAGTGTGTGCTCCTGACTCTCATGTCCTATGACCGTTATGTTGCCATCTGTCACCCACTGCATTATGCTGTTATCATGAGCAGGAGGGTGGCTCTGATGATGGCTGTCACGTCATGGCTGGGAGCATCCATGAACTCCTTCATTCACACCGTGATCTTGATGCACTTCCCTTTCTGTGGGTCTCGAACAATCCACCACTTCTACTGTGAGTTTCCTGCTGTTGTACAATTGGTCTGTGGAGACATCACTGTTTATGAGAAGACAGTTTACATCAGCACCGTTCTGGCTCTTGTTTTCCCCATCTTCGTGGTCTCTACCTCCTATGGCTTCATCCTCCACAGCGTCATTCAGATGCGATCTGCTGGGAGTAAGAGAAATGCCTTTGCCACTTGTAGCTCTCATCTGACTGTGGTTTCTCTCTGGTTTGGGGCCGGTATCTTCTCATATATGAGACCCAGGTCCCAGCGCACTCCACTGCAAGACAAGGCTGGTTCCGTGTTCTATAGCATCATCACCCCGGCCCTGAATCCTCTGATTTATACTCTCCGCAATAAGGATGTGGCTAAGGCATTGAAGAAATTGCTAGGGAGAGATGTCATCACTCAAAGACGGTGA